ACTTTGTCATTTTTACCCGAATTTTTATTAGCTTTATTAGTTTTATTAATTGGGTTTTTTGTTGCAAAATTTCTGGAGAATGTGACGCATAGATTGTTGCGGAAATTCCAAGTCAATGAACGATTAGGAAATACGAAGTCTAAATGGACAGTCGAGAAAATTATTAGCAAAGTAGTTTTTATCATCGTACTCTTACTTGTGTTTGTTTTATTTTTTAATATTCTAAACTTGAATACGATGGCAACACCTTTTGTTTCGATGTACTCTGGTTTAACTGCAGCTTTCTTAAATATTTTAAAAGCAGGATTAATTTTATTATTTGCTTGGATCTTAGCGACATTAGTGAAGAAAGTAATTATTATGTCTGGAAACAAGTTGAAATTACATAAGTATGTAGGAAAAGTTGGTGTTAATGCTACAACAGTAAATCAAGTTAAATGGACGGATACGGCTGCAAATGTGGCTTATTATCTCATTTTTTTGTTATTCATTCCTGCAGTATTAAATGCACTTGGAATTAATGGATTGAGTGGACCATTTGAAGGAATGATTGTTAGTTTCTTTAACTTTGTTCCAAAGTTAATCTCCGCAGCACTTGTTTTTGTAATTGGTTGGTTTGTTGCTAAACTTGTTCGAAATTTAATAGAGAAATTTTTGGAATCTGCTGGAGCCGATCGATTAGCAGAAAGGTTGAAAATTTCAACACTTTTTGAAGGTACTAGTATTTCGAAAGTTGTGGGAATCATCGCTTTTGTGTTAATTATGATTCCAGTTTCAATTACCGCACTTGAACTTTTAGATTTACAGGGTATTTCGGGCCCGGCTATTGCAATGTTACGTGATATTTTAGAGATGTTGCCTAAAATTGCTGTTGCAATTGTGCTTGTTCTAGTGGGAATAGTTGCTGCTAGATGGGTGAAGCATCTCGTTGTTTCATTACTTGAAAAAATGGGAGTAGACTCGATATTCGGGAAAATGGGCTTCAACACTAATTTAGGAAGTGCTCCATCTTTTGCGAAATTAATAGGTACAGTGGTGCAAATTGTCATTATTTTATTGTTTGTGGTTGAAGCTCTTCAATTATTGGAGCTAGAATTTATGGTTGTTTTGGCAACGGCTATTTTTGCATACCTACCTTCTGTTATTGCAGCAATAATTATTTTAGCTGTCGGTTTTTGGTTAGCGAATATGGTAGAGAAATTAGTCGGAAGCTTAATGAGTCATGCTTCAGGGACTCCTCATTTTTTACGTTATGTAGCTAAATATGCAATTATAGCATTTGCATTCTTTATGGCTTTGGATCAACTAGGAATTGCTGCATCCATTATTAACTCCGCATTCATCTTAATACTAGGCGGAGCGGCTCTGGCATTTGGACTAGCATTTGGGCTTGGTGGAAGAGAGCATGCCTCACGGTACTTAAGTAAGATGGAAAAAAGCTTGGAAGAAGTAGAAGTGACAAAAGGAAAGTTTGAGAAGCAAAAAGAGAAGATGAAAGAGTCAGTAAAGGAAGATTACAAAAAAACTAAAGATGTGGAACGAAGCTTGAGAGGCAATACTCCTCATGTGGATGAAGTGAAGCCTACGAACGAAATGGTGGATACGAATCTAGGAGATGACGAAGCTTTGGATACAGGCTATAATATTCCATCGACAGATGATTTGTATCCTTTTGACGATATTTCACCAAATGATGAAAGAAAAGATTAATAGGGTGAAATGAAAATGCTCTGGCACTTACGAGTGCCGGAGCATTTTTTGTGGGAGTCATAAATGGAAATAGGAGGGAGATTGTTGCGGTATTGTTACGGGTGCCAGGCACCAGTAACAAACTTGTAACAAACACATGATTGGTTTTGTGAAGGAATATACATAACTCTTCCCATATTTTATAATAGGGCTATCTGTGAAATTGATGGTTAAGCTGAGGTGATGATAAATGCCAAGAGGAAGAAAAGTGGACTCAGATGGAGAAGTGACGAGGCAGTTGCTATTAGAAAAAGCGATTGAGCAGTTTGCCGAGTATGGATTCCATTCTACAAAGATTAGCGATATCGTAAATAAAGCAAAGGTAACGCAGCCTACTTTTTATTTGTATT
The nucleotide sequence above comes from Psychrobacillus glaciei. Encoded proteins:
- a CDS encoding mechanosensitive ion channel, whose product is MLDYFYWRETLSFLPEFLLALLVLLIGFFVAKFLENVTHRLLRKFQVNERLGNTKSKWTVEKIISKVVFIIVLLLVFVLFFNILNLNTMATPFVSMYSGLTAAFLNILKAGLILLFAWILATLVKKVIIMSGNKLKLHKYVGKVGVNATTVNQVKWTDTAANVAYYLIFLLFIPAVLNALGINGLSGPFEGMIVSFFNFVPKLISAALVFVIGWFVAKLVRNLIEKFLESAGADRLAERLKISTLFEGTSISKVVGIIAFVLIMIPVSITALELLDLQGISGPAIAMLRDILEMLPKIAVAIVLVLVGIVAARWVKHLVVSLLEKMGVDSIFGKMGFNTNLGSAPSFAKLIGTVVQIVIILLFVVEALQLLELEFMVVLATAIFAYLPSVIAAIIILAVGFWLANMVEKLVGSLMSHASGTPHFLRYVAKYAIIAFAFFMALDQLGIAASIINSAFILILGGAALAFGLAFGLGGREHASRYLSKMEKSLEEVEVTKGKFEKQKEKMKESVKEDYKKTKDVERSLRGNTPHVDEVKPTNEMVDTNLGDDEALDTGYNIPSTDDLYPFDDISPNDERKD